The following proteins are encoded in a genomic region of Nitrospirota bacterium:
- a CDS encoding sulfite exporter TauE/SafE family protein produces the protein MTDFPLWLIPGFFAAGALYGSVGHGGATAYLALMSLAGILTPGLIPFVLVVNVAVAIGSFIRYAKQGLLPWKILAAFAATSVPAAFLGGAVPLRGTTTSILLSLSLLAAGLRFLLLASPHSATPASLRPRPSLAVTLPAGAFLGFLSGAVGIGGGVFLSPLLILARWADPKATAAISSGFIVLNSLSGLVARHADFAAASSWPWPLLVAGFLGGSFGGWAGAQKLSRAALVRVLGAVLVVAALKHGLDTLARVS, from the coding sequence ATGACAGACTTCCCCCTCTGGCTCATCCCCGGATTTTTCGCCGCGGGGGCGCTCTACGGCTCGGTAGGACACGGGGGCGCCACGGCCTACCTCGCCCTGATGTCTCTCGCGGGAATCCTGACGCCCGGACTGATCCCGTTCGTGCTTGTCGTGAATGTCGCGGTCGCCATCGGATCTTTCATCCGATATGCAAAGCAGGGACTTCTCCCATGGAAGATCCTCGCCGCGTTCGCGGCAACGTCCGTACCGGCGGCCTTCCTGGGTGGCGCCGTTCCGCTGCGTGGTACGACCACCTCCATCCTTCTCTCACTGAGTCTGCTCGCCGCAGGGCTAAGATTCCTGCTGCTGGCGAGTCCCCATTCGGCCACACCCGCATCCCTCAGGCCCAGGCCCTCGCTTGCGGTCACTCTCCCCGCAGGGGCCTTTCTTGGATTTCTATCCGGTGCGGTGGGCATCGGAGGCGGCGTGTTCCTCAGTCCCCTTCTCATCCTGGCTCGATGGGCCGACCCGAAAGCGACCGCGGCCATCTCCAGCGGTTTCATCGTTCTCAATTCACTCTCCGGGCTGGTGGCGCGTCACGCGGACTTCGCCGCCGCATCCTCCTGGCCCTGGCCGCTCCTGGTGGCCGGGTTCCTCGGCGGATCGTTCGGAGGCTGGGCCGGGGCGCAGAAACTTTCACGTGCCGCCTTGGTGAGGGTATTGGGAGCCGTTCTCGTCGTGGCTGCCCTGAAGCACGGGTTGGACACCCTCGCCCGAGTCTCCTGA